From Solea senegalensis isolate Sse05_10M linkage group LG7, IFAPA_SoseM_1, whole genome shotgun sequence, a single genomic window includes:
- the loxl1 gene encoding lysyl oxidase homolog 1, producing the protein MWCGVFRTSMFPIVVVCVGFVLLGSGDAQVASETQGQSQGQDQTQGQDNSAAPWRQVIRWENNGRLFSLLNSGAEYVPARGGAQERGPRVVVADSLPRSSGRRPGGNVRRQAPSRGSSETVRGQARHPFGFGQVPDNWRRTAGSAGGTQFQGSSATQFRPSTGSSSSSSSSSSSSTFSSSPYNVPSFPQYPNPQEPPFQPVPYDPGYMEGPVRSFEPPFQPVGGGVYGGGGYGAGQTYTGVGYGGGLAPVLPGSPSDFTDESYRYYQPYNVGPNPAVPARAAQPPFASGLDHRYTHSLYNEDTAPAVPVPSINQATSMITDRTGAAGQIPIRSPQYEQFPPFGRPQPRAQQPIIPGRNSPNSALENAGMTVGSVYQPEQQRGLPDLVPDPNYVQASTYIQRAHMYSLRCAAEEKCLSSSAYGPETTDYDVRVLLRFPQRVKNKGTASFMPNRPHNTWEWHSCHQHYHSMDEFSHYDLLEVSTGRKVAEGHKASFCLEDTTCDFGHLKRFACTSHTQGLSPGCYDTYNADIDCQWIDITDIKPGNYILKLQVNPKFLVLESDFTNNVVRCNIHYTGRAVRTTNCKLAQS; encoded by the exons atgtGGTGTGGTGTCTTCAGAACCAGCATGTTTCCCATTGTTGTAGTGTGTGTAGGATTTGTCCTGCTAGGCTCAGGAGATGCTCAAGTTGCTTCAGAGACTCAGGGACAGAGCCAGGGTCAGGACCAGACCCAGGGGCAGGACAATTCTGCTGCTCCGTGGAGGCAGGTAATTCGATGGGAGAACAATGGCCGACTGTTTAGCTTGCTTAACAGTGGAGCTGAATATGTTCCTGCTAGAGGAGGTGCCCAGGAGAGAGGACCCAGGGTGGTTGTTGCAGATTCTCTTCCACGCTCATCAGGCAGACGTCCAGGAGGTAATGTCCGCCGCCAGGCTCCCTCAAGAGGATCCTCTGAGACTGTCCGTGGTCAGGCAAGGCATCCCTTTGGCTTTGGGCAAGTACCTGATAATTGGAGACGAACTGCAGGGAGCGCCGGTGGTACCCAGTTCCAGGGATCGTCTGCCACTCAGTTCAGGCCATCCACAggctcttcatcatcatcttcatcctcatcctcatcatccacTTTCTCTTCATCACCATATAATGTACCATCCTTTCCACAGTATCCAAATCCTCAAGAGCCTCCATTCCAACCAGTACCTTATGACCCTGGATATATGGAAGGACCAGTGAGGAGCTTTGAGCCTCCCTTTCAGCCTGTTGGTGGTGGAGTATATGGCGGTGGAGGGTATGGTGCTGGTCAGACTTATACTGGAGTGGGGTATGGAGGTGGTCTGGCTCCAGTGCTCCCAGGCTCCCCCTCTGATTTTACTGACGAGAGCTACCGTTACTATCAGCCTTACAATGTTGGGCCTAATCCTGCAGTGCCTGCACGTGCTGCCCAGCCACCATTTGCAAGTGGACTGGACCACAGATACACCCACAGTCTATACAATGAAGACACTGCTCCAGCCGTCCCTGTCCCAAGTATCAACCAGGCAACATCCATGATTACGGACAGGACAGGAGCAGCTGGGCAAATACCAATCAGAAGCCCTCAGTACGAGCAGTTTCCTCCATTTGGAAGACCCCAACCTCGTGCCCAGCAGCCCATTATTCCAGGCAGAAATTCTCCAAACTCTGCCTTAGAGAACGCCGGTATGACTGTTGGAAGTGTGTATCAGCCAGAACAACAGAGAG GTTTGCCTGACCTTGTTCCTGATCCCAATTATGTCCAGGCTTCCACATACATCCAGAGAGCTCACATGTATTCTCTTCGATGTGCTGCAGAGGAGAAATGTCtgtcaag CTCTGCCTATGGCCCTGAGACCACCGACTACGATGTGAGGGTCTTGCTGCGTTTCCCACAGAGGGTGAAGAACAAGGGCACTGCCAGCTTCATGCCAAACAGGCCACATAATACCTGGGAGTGGCATAGCTGTCATCA GCACTACCACAGCATGGATGAGTTCAGCCATTATGATTTACTGGAGGTCAGCACTGGCCGCAAAGTGGCAGAGGGTCACAAGGCCAGCTTCTGCCTGGAGGACACTACCTGTGACTTTGGTCACCTGAAGCGCTTTGCCTGTACTTCTCATACTCAG GGTCTGAGTCCAGGCTGCTATGATACGTACAATGCTGACATCGACTGCCAGTGGATCGATATCACAGACATCAAACCTGGCAACTACATATTAAAG CTCCAGGTTAATCCCAAATTCTTGGTGCTGGAATCAGACTTTACCAACAATGTGGTCAGGTGTAACATTCACTATACAGGACGGGCTGTTAGAACAACCAACTGCAAGCTAGCACA GTCTTGA